One genomic region from Cygnus atratus isolate AKBS03 ecotype Queensland, Australia chromosome 18, CAtr_DNAZoo_HiC_assembly, whole genome shotgun sequence encodes:
- the NPTX1 gene encoding neuronal pentraxin-1 has product MAAALPAGLPLLLLLLAPRGRAQSFGQTRFVCTSVPLDGDVCAATAQGAGSAEELKSTVLQLRETVLQQKETIMNQKETIRELTAKLGRCESQSVPDALPGEPKGGGAGRRQPGFAKNTMGDLSRAPAAETLSQLGQTLQSLKTRLENLEQFSRMNSSGQTTNLKDILQNKIDDLEKQVLSRVNSLEEGKFNPKNESEERGKIESTLTSLHQRISDLEKGQKDNRPPDRFQLTFPLRTNYMYAKVKKSLPEMYAFSVCMWIKSSASPGMGTPFSYAVPGQANELVLIEWGNNPMEILINDKVAKLPFVINDGKWHHICVTWTTRDGVWEAYQDGTQTGSGENLAPYHPIKPQGVLVLGQEQDTLGGGFDATQAFVGELAHFNVWDRKLSPGEVYGLATCSSKALSGNVIAWAEANIDIYGGATKWTFEACRQLN; this is encoded by the exons ATGGCCGCGGCGCTGCCCGCCGGgctcccgctgctgctgctgctgctggcgccGCGCGGCCGCGCGCAGAGCTTCGGGCAGACCCGCTTCGTCTGCACCTCGGTGCCGCTGGACGGGGACGTGTGCGCCGCCACCGCGCAGGGCGCCGGCTCGGCCGAGGAGCTGAAGAGCACGGTGCTGCAGCTGCGGGAGAcggtgctgcagcagaaggagaCCATCATGAACCAGAAGGAGACGATCCGCGAGCTGACGGCCAAGCTGGGCAGGTGCGAGAGCCAGAGCGTGCCGGACGCGCTGCCCGGCGAGCCCaagggcggcggggccggcaggAGGCAGCCCGGCTTCGCCAAGAACACCATGGGGGACCTGTCCCGGGCGCCGGCCGCGGAGACCCTGAGCCAGCTGGGGCAGACCCTGCAGTCCCTCAAGACCCGCCTGGAGAACCTGGAG CAGTTCAGCAGGATGAACTCCTCCGGCCAGACCACCAACCTGAAGGACATACTGCAGAACAAAATCGACGACCTGGAGAAGCAGGTCCTGTCCCGGGTGAACAGCCTGGAGGAAGGCAAGTTCAACCCCAAGAACGAGTCCGAGGAGCGGGGCAAGATCGAGAGCACCCTCACGTCGCTGCACCAACGCATCAGCGACCTGGAGAAAG GCCAGAAGGACAACCGGCCGCCGGACAGGTTCCAGCTCACCTTCCCGCTGCGCACCAACTACATGTACGCCAAGGTGAAGAAGAGCCTGCCCGAGATGTACGCCTTCAGCGTCTGCATGTGGATCAAGTCCAGCGCCTCCCCCGGCATGGGCACCCCCTTCTCCTACGCCGTGCCCGGGCAGGCCAACGAGCTGGTGCTCATCGAGTGGGGCAACAACCCCATGGAGATCCTCATCAATGACAAG GTGGCCAAGCTGCCCTTTGTCATCAACGACGGCAAGTGGCACCACATCTGCGTCACCTGGACCACGCGGGACGGCGTGTGGGAGGCCTACCAGGACGGCACGCAGACAGGCAGCGGCGAGAACCTGGCACCCTACCACCCCATCAAGCCCCAGGGCGTCCTGGTGCTGGGCCAGGAGCAG GACACGCTGGGCGGTGGGTTCGACGCCACGCAGGCCTTCGTGGGGGAGCTGGCCCACTTCAACGTGTGGGACCGTAAGCTGAGCCCCGGCGAGGTGTACGGCCtggccacctgcagcagcaaggctCTCTCGGGAAACGTCATCGCCTGGGCCGAGGCCAACATCGACATCTACGGCGGGGCCACCAAGTGGACTTTCGAGGCCTGTCGCCAGCTCAACTAG